A single Cottoperca gobio chromosome 3, fCotGob3.1, whole genome shotgun sequence DNA region contains:
- the pigbos1 gene encoding protein PIGBOS1: MFRGRLPFSQIVFATLLGVAGGVYVFKPVFEPLAVRKTSEQQNQNVPEKQKETD, encoded by the coding sequence ATGTTTCGAGGAAGATTACCCTTCTCACAGATCGTCTTCGCCACACTGCTTGGAGTCGCTGGTGGTGTTTATGTCTTCAAACCTGTTTTTGAGCCTCTGGCGGTGCGGAAGACCTCAGaacaacaaaaccaaaatgtgcctgagaaacagaaagaaactgacTGA